A portion of the Candidatus Zixiibacteriota bacterium genome contains these proteins:
- a CDS encoding cation:proton antiporter, with protein sequence MSRLLTGRRFYFLLTIILGYFLYSVAFAGGLAGDKSAAGGDEVSDVLLGLIIIILAAKLGGDLLEQVKQPAVLGELIFGMLIGNLHLLGIDFLEPMKQSHTLEILAELGVILLLFEVGLESSLGEMMKVGATSLLVALFGVVAPFFLGWGVGLLFLPEESLYVHIFIGATLTATSVGITARVLKDINRIQSREAKIILGAAVIDDILGLIILAVVVGIISAANAGTGGIDSFQIFLIIAKAVLFVLGAVIVGGKLVPRILRAALRLKVAGVLLSIALMVCFALAYLADIIGLAPIVGAFAAGLILEDIHYREYRERGEHEIKELINPIGLFLIPVFFVKMGMVVDLTTFYNTDILLFAAVMTLAAIAGKQVCSLAVFDRSVNRFAIGLGMIPRGEVGLIFAGIGAKLMIDGHNVISAGTYSAIVIMVIVTTLVTPPLLKTAMLKSKE encoded by the coding sequence ATGTCACGATTGCTGACCGGAAGAAGATTTTATTTTCTTTTGACGATTATACTGGGCTATTTCCTGTATTCGGTGGCGTTTGCCGGCGGCCTTGCCGGAGATAAATCTGCTGCGGGCGGAGATGAAGTCTCCGATGTTCTTCTCGGGTTAATAATCATAATCCTTGCCGCGAAACTGGGGGGCGACCTGCTGGAACAGGTCAAGCAGCCGGCTGTTTTGGGAGAGCTTATTTTCGGAATGCTTATCGGAAACCTGCATCTTCTCGGAATTGACTTTCTGGAGCCGATGAAGCAAAGCCATACTCTGGAGATTCTGGCGGAACTGGGGGTGATATTACTTCTGTTCGAAGTCGGCCTCGAGTCATCGCTGGGCGAAATGATGAAGGTCGGCGCGACATCGCTTCTGGTAGCCCTGTTCGGCGTCGTTGCCCCCTTCTTTCTCGGATGGGGAGTAGGACTGCTCTTTCTTCCGGAAGAGTCGCTCTATGTGCATATCTTTATCGGCGCGACCCTGACCGCGACCTCAGTCGGCATAACGGCGCGAGTTCTCAAGGATATTAACCGGATTCAATCCCGGGAAGCGAAAATCATTTTAGGGGCGGCTGTCATAGATGATATACTGGGGTTGATTATACTTGCCGTCGTGGTCGGCATAATCAGCGCCGCCAACGCCGGGACCGGGGGTATCGATTCATTCCAAATCTTTCTGATAATCGCCAAAGCGGTCCTGTTTGTGCTTGGCGCCGTTATTGTTGGCGGGAAACTGGTTCCGAGAATATTAAGAGCGGCGCTGCGTCTGAAAGTGGCGGGAGTGCTTTTATCGATCGCCCTGATGGTCTGTTTTGCGCTGGCGTATCTTGCCGATATTATCGGGCTGGCTCCGATTGTCGGCGCCTTTGCGGCCGGATTGATTCTGGAGGATATTCATTACCGCGAGTACCGGGAACGAGGCGAGCATGAGATTAAGGAACTGATAAATCCGATCGGGCTGTTCTTGATTCCGGTTTTCTTCGTGAAAATGGGGATGGTGGTAGACTTGACCACCTTCTACAATACTGATATTCTTCTATTTGCGGCAGTCATGACCCTTGCCGCAATCGCGGGCAAGCAGGTCTGCTCCCTGGCGGTCTTTGACCGTTCTGTCAACCGCTTTGCTATCGGACTGGGAATGATACCGCGCGGTGAGGTTGGTCTGATATTCGCCGGAATCGGGGCAAAACTGATGATTGACGGGCATAATGTCATATCAGCAGGCACTTACTCGGCGATTGTAATCATGGTGATCGTCACAACCCTGGTGACCCCACCGCTGTTGAAAACTGCCATGCTGAAAAGCAAAGAGTGA
- a CDS encoding sodium:proton antiporter, whose translation MHENVSIPLLICFPFGILLLSIAVMPLAFPHFWEKNRNKAIISTLASLPVLLFLIINLPGELLHTALDYVSFIILLASLYIISGGILVTGDLEATPRNNTILLAIGAVVANFIGTTGASMLLIRPMLRTNSERKHIKHIPIFFIFTVSNIGGCLTPLGDPPLFLGYLKGVPFTWTLALIPEWLTALVIVLTIFYIWDRRAYAKETRRDIKRDIAAATPAGVHGAINILFLMGVVLSVAFQAPLPYRELIMIAMTLLSLKFTKKKVRKDNKFTYHPINEVAILFAGIFVTMVPLIVLLRLKGSEFGITEPWQFFWYTGSLSSFLDNAPTYLTFFSLAQSVTAAIPSPGDTIAGVSNELLKAISCGAVFMGANTYIGNGPNFMVKSIAEELKVPVPHFFGYMFYSGIILIPVFILLTFIFFV comes from the coding sequence CCGCTTCTCATCTGTTTTCCCTTCGGCATCCTCTTGCTGTCAATCGCGGTGATGCCGCTGGCGTTCCCTCATTTCTGGGAGAAGAACCGCAATAAGGCAATCATCTCCACCCTCGCCAGCCTGCCGGTTCTGCTCTTTCTTATCATTAATCTCCCCGGGGAATTGCTGCATACTGCTCTTGATTATGTTTCGTTCATCATTCTCCTGGCGTCGCTCTATATCATCTCGGGCGGAATTCTGGTTACCGGCGACCTCGAAGCAACCCCGCGGAACAATACTATTCTTCTTGCGATAGGAGCGGTGGTGGCGAATTTTATCGGAACCACCGGCGCCAGCATGCTGCTTATCAGGCCAATGTTGCGCACCAACAGCGAGCGGAAGCATATCAAGCATATCCCGATTTTTTTCATTTTTACCGTTTCCAATATCGGGGGATGCCTCACTCCCCTGGGGGACCCGCCGCTCTTTCTGGGGTATCTGAAAGGAGTCCCTTTTACCTGGACTCTGGCGCTCATTCCGGAATGGCTGACCGCCCTTGTCATTGTCCTGACAATTTTCTACATCTGGGACCGTCGCGCTTACGCCAAAGAGACCAGGCGCGATATCAAAAGAGATATTGCCGCCGCCACGCCGGCCGGCGTCCATGGCGCCATTAATATATTGTTCCTCATGGGGGTAGTGCTGTCGGTCGCCTTCCAAGCCCCTCTGCCGTACCGCGAACTTATCATGATTGCCATGACTCTATTATCTCTCAAATTCACTAAAAAGAAAGTCCGCAAAGATAATAAATTCACCTATCACCCGATAAATGAAGTCGCTATTCTCTTTGCCGGAATTTTTGTCACAATGGTGCCGTTGATAGTGTTGCTGCGGCTAAAAGGCTCCGAGTTCGGCATCACCGAACCATGGCAGTTCTTCTGGTACACCGGGAGTCTCAGTTCCTTTCTGGATAATGCCCCCACTTATTTGACCTTTTTCTCTCTGGCGCAGAGTGTGACCGCCGCCATCCCCTCGCCGGGCGATACTATCGCCGGCGTCAGCAATGAATTGCTGAAAGCCATCAGTTGCGGCGCCGTCTTTATGGGCGCCAATACTTATATCGGAAACGGTCCCAACTTCATGGTGAAATCGATAGCCGAAGAACTCAAAGTCCCCGTACCGCATTTCTTCGGATATATGTTTTACTCCGGCATCATCCTGATACCGGTTTTCATCCTGCTCACTTTCATCTTCTTTGTTTGA